ACGTCATGACCATAGGTATCGTTAAAGGATTTAAAGTGATCAACATCAGCCATCACAATGCTGTAGTTATTACCAATCGCTCGGGTGAATTGTATGAGTGCTCGGCGTGAAGCTATGCCCGTCAGATCGTCCTTGAATGCCATATTATGGCTATCGAACAATACAACGATGGAGCTTGCGACGGAAAATAACAGGCTGGCAAATCTCAGGACTTCGTTATTTTCGTAAAGCTGCAATATGAACATCATAACAATCATGCTTGCCAGTAGAGAATTACCGAGGCTGGCTTGCGTTAACATTCTTACCAGCAAGACCAATAGCAATATGGCAAATAGCAGAATTTCTGTGGTGCTGAATTGTGCGCGCCAGTGGGGTAGCCATTGATATAACGTGTTAGCCCAGTTTTGATATAGGTTGTTGCTTTGTAGATCTTGCCAGGTGAGTAAGGTAAAAGTGGCAACGGCAACCGCTATGAATAAGGCGATATCTTTCAGGACATTATATGGTCGTACTGCTTTGTTGCGCTTCCAAATGAGTACACCCAGGCAGCTGGCTACCAGTGGTAATAGCATCCAGGTTGTTAACCCTGTGTATTGATGAATGTCTGGTTTATCAAGGGAAAACAGCAGCAAGCTCCAAAACCCTGCGGCATAGACCAGGCGGCTGTGGTTAAATTGCAAAGCCAAAAGCAAGCTAATCCCTATTGCAACGTAAGGTAGCCAGCTTTTGCCATTTAACCAAAACAGGGTCTCGGCAGGAAATTGGGAAACAACCGTAAAGCCAAAAATGAGGATGATAAAAGGCAGTAATACGTTATTCAGTAATTCAGTCCAATATCTCATGGAGAGCTTAAAAATCCTTTACGTCTTAAAAGCGATACTGGACGACCCCTAATAATTGTTGCTGACGAACATTGGGATCCCAATACCATTGCATTCGATTGGCTTGAAAAGAATCAAGATACAAATACTCAAGACCCAATTGTATATTGTCCTGCCAATCATAGCGATAGGAAAGGGTGAGAGCATTGCCATCGCCGTTGTTATTGTCTTGCCAGTACATGTCCTTATCAATGGTTTTGAAATCATCTATACGGGCGCTAACACGATGTTGACCCGATTTATAACTCACCATAGCGTACCAAGCCGTAAAATCGACATTCACTTTGCCAACGCCCATTGAGGTATTTCCATCCATTATCTGGGTGATAAAACGCCATTCCTGATTGAAACGATATTGCCAGGCAAGGCTATGGAAGATGGTTTTCCAGGCGTACTGCCCACCACGAGCCAGTACGGTTTCATCGGCTTGGTTATTGTAATGGTAGTAACGCAGGCGGGAGGTGTTTTTGTAATCCCAGTGAGCACCTACATAAAAGCCCCAGTTGCCATCAATTTCACGATAGGGATCGACCCAGGAAGCCTGTTTTTCCATAATGCCACCGGGTGCAATGGTGGGGTAATTGGCAAAGGGAACCACTTCATTGAAAAGCGTCTGTTTGTCATGTAGAGCCCAACCACGCCAACTCAAGATAGTACCGGTAGTGTCATTTGCCTTAAATACAGAACCCAGTAGAGTAAAGGTGTGAGGGC
Above is a window of Paraneptunicella aestuarii DNA encoding:
- a CDS encoding GGDEF domain-containing protein, whose product is MRYWTELLNNVLLPFIILIFGFTVVSQFPAETLFWLNGKSWLPYVAIGISLLLALQFNHSRLVYAAGFWSLLLFSLDKPDIHQYTGLTTWMLLPLVASCLGVLIWKRNKAVRPYNVLKDIALFIAVAVATFTLLTWQDLQSNNLYQNWANTLYQWLPHWRAQFSTTEILLFAILLLVLLVRMLTQASLGNSLLASMIVMMFILQLYENNEVLRFASLLFSVASSIVVLFDSHNMAFKDDLTGIASRRALIQFTRAIGNNYSIVMADVDHFKSFNDTYGHDVGDQVLKMVAQQLNRVSKGGKAYRYGGEEFTLVFPGKNPEQVFDIVDELRESIANYPMVIRQAERPDKKPKKKDLKQPSSGTQQKVVHVTMSFGIAFKDKQSTFDETMKSADQLLYKAKKAGRNNVQK